The SAR324 cluster bacterium genome contains the following window.
AACGGTTTCCAGACTGATTCAGGCAAATGCCCCTGGGGTTTTACTGGAAAGATGGCGACACGCTTGCCGATGTGAGGGAAAAGATCACTTTTGGAAAAAACATTCACCTCACTGCATCCGCCAAGGAGGCCGAGCGCAAGGAAAATCAGGCAAAAATATTTCACAGAAACTCACATGAAAGAGATAGGAATTTGAAGAGTGAAGGTGCTACCCTGGCCTTCGCCGGCTGATTGAACCGTGATCTCACCATTCAGCATGTGGACCAGTTCATGGCACAGCGCGAGTCCAATGCCAAGTCCTTCTTCTTTGCGGATATTGCTTCCCCGTTCAAAAAAAGAAAAAATAAACTGCTGATCCTTTAAGGAAATGCCGCGCCCGGTATCAACAATCTGAAACATCAATCTGTTTTTTTCTGACAGAAAGACATGCAGGCGGATCACCCCTTCATCGGTGTATTTCACAGCATTGCCGAGCAGATTGGTGAGAATACTGTTCAATTTGAAGCGATCTGTCTGGATGGCTTCCGGTACATTTCCAGCAACATCGACCGCAAGTTCCAGTCCTTTTTTCTGAGCAAGGATCTGGATATTCCCTCGAACTTCGTCGATCACTTGACGTAATGGAATTGTTTCATATTTCAGATTGGCCACACTCACCTGATTGAGCATCCGGTCCAATACCTCCAACTGCCGATTGCCAGCGGCCAGAATGCGTTGCAGGATTTCCATCTGTGATTTGTCAGACTCTTTAACGTTTTTCAGCAGC
Protein-coding sequences here:
- a CDS encoding HAMP domain-containing histidine kinase; protein product: MALNPIFSPYNTLTSALQALHESNLSLLETYFLVKIRNLLQVFLEKIDAIRDIIFSDVSPTAENMALRQELVALQQELKNKNSAYSMLEEEYLKAQQRKQTFQIAMHEVKTPLTSIIGFSELLLKNVKESDKSQMEILQRILAAGNRQLEVLDRMLNQVSVANLKYETIPLRQVIDEVRGNIQILAQKKGLELAVDVAGNVPEAIQTDRFKLNSILTNLLGNAVKYTDEGVIRLHVFLSEKNRLMFQIVDTGRGISLKDQQFIFSFFERGSNIRKEEGLGIGLALCHELVHMLNGEITVQSAGEGQGSTFTLQIPISFM